In one window of Chryseobacterium sp. JV274 DNA:
- a CDS encoding dienelactone hydrolase family protein: MIRSILLTTMIMASGTLFSQKLKTVSYQDGAQKLNGLITSNAGKKLPGVLILPAWKGIDEEAKTAALELEKQGYIAFIADIYGEGKIPADNESAAKSSGYYKQNYNEYQKRISLALEQLKKNGAISDKTAVIGYCFGGTGALESARGHLPVAGVVSIHGSLGRDQNRKNEVLTAKILVENPADDRGVTPDDYNNLIKEMNEGNADWQIITYAHSKHTFTDPKSPDYNETMAKRAWNHTLMFLKEILK, from the coding sequence ATGATACGTTCCATCTTATTAACTACAATGATTATGGCTTCAGGAACCCTTTTCAGTCAGAAACTTAAAACAGTTTCCTATCAGGACGGAGCACAGAAACTGAATGGCTTAATTACCTCCAATGCAGGAAAGAAACTTCCGGGAGTTCTTATTCTCCCAGCCTGGAAAGGGATTGATGAAGAAGCTAAAACAGCCGCTCTTGAACTAGAAAAGCAAGGTTACATCGCTTTTATCGCTGATATTTATGGTGAAGGAAAAATTCCTGCAGATAATGAATCTGCTGCTAAAAGTTCAGGATACTACAAACAGAATTATAACGAATACCAGAAAAGAATTTCACTGGCTTTGGAACAGCTGAAGAAAAACGGAGCAATTTCTGACAAAACAGCTGTTATTGGCTATTGCTTTGGTGGTACCGGAGCATTAGAATCAGCCAGAGGACATCTGCCTGTTGCAGGAGTAGTTTCTATCCATGGAAGTCTGGGGAGAGATCAGAACAGAAAAAATGAAGTATTAACTGCTAAAATACTGGTTGAAAATCCAGCTGATGACAGAGGTGTAACTCCAGATGATTACAATAACCTCATCAAAGAGATGAATGAAGGAAATGCCGACTGGCAAATTATCACTTACGCCCACTCAAAACACACTTTCACAGATCCAAAATCACCGGATTATAATGAAACTATGGCGAAAAGAGCATGGAACCACACCCTGATGTTCCTGAAAGAGATTTTGAAGTAA